In the Malus domestica chromosome 16, GDT2T_hap1 genome, one interval contains:
- the LOC103445899 gene encoding probable ATP-dependent DNA helicase CHR12 isoform X4 gives MAELDSSSASLDHVHKTKSLICALNLLSRNLPLPPDLFDVVSSIYECAPDAPLDGDEGLDGPHSSASGEDLLAGLGDALLEQRQNFTSGASLIESKQKRYESHIQHRLTELEELPSSRGEDLQTKCLLELYGLKLAELQKKVRSEVNSEYSLRMHCEHPDKTLFDWGMMRLRRPLYGVGDAFAMEADDQFRKKRDAERLSRLEEEEKNNIETRKRKFFTEILNAVREYQLQIQASMKRRKQRNDHVLSWHGKQRQRATRAEKLRFQALKADDQEAYMRMVKESKNERLTMLLEETNKLLVNLGAAVQRQKDSKHLEGTEEMKDSEGDLTDLEEDVELIDSDCNDDSSDLLKGQRQYNSAIHSIQEQVTEQPSMLQGGELRPYQVEGLQWMVSLFNNNLNGILADEMGLGKTIQTISLIAYLIENKGVTGPHLIVAPKAVLPNWVNEFATWAPSIAAVLYDGRQDERKAMKEELSGEGKFNVLITHYDLIMRDKQFLKKINWYYLIVDEGHRLKNHECALAQTLAGYDMQRRLLLTGTPIQNSLQELWSLLNFLLPHIFNSVQNFEDWFNAPFADRGSISLTDEEQLLIIRRLHHVIRPFILRRKKDEVEKFLPGKTQVILKCDMSAWQKVYYQQVTDVGRVGLDNGSGKSKSLQNLTMQLRKCCNHPYLFVGDYNMWRKEEIIRASGKFELLDRLLPKLYKAGHRILLFSQMTRLMDILEIYMQLHDFKYLRLDGSTKTEERGTLLKKFNAPDSPYFMFLLSTRAGGLGLNLQTADTVIIFDSDWNPQMDQQAEDRAHRIGQKKEVRVFVLVSVGSIEEVILERAKQKMGIDAKVIQAGLFNTTSTGQKRDVGRNHAQGYKIAWGRCAK, from the exons ATGGCCGAGCTGGACAGCAGCAGCGCCAGCCTCGACCACGTCCACAAAACCAAGTCCCTGATCTGCGCCCTCAACCTCCTCTCCCGCAACCTCCCCCTCCCTCCCGACCTATTCGACGTCGTTTCCTCCATCTATGAATGCGCCCCGGATGCCCCTCTCGACGGTGACGAGGGTTTG GATGGCCCTCATAGTTCTGCTTCAGGAGAGGATTTGTTAGCAGGCCTTGGAGATGCACTGTTGGAACAACGTCAAAATTTCACCTCGGGTGCTTCATTAATAGAATCGAAGCAAAAACGTTATGAAAGCCACATTCAGCATCGGTTAACCGAACTTGAAG AATTACCTTCAAGTAGAGGAGAGGACCTGCAGACAAAGTGCTTGCTCGAACTCTATGGGCTAAAG CTTGCAGAATTGCAAAAGAAGGTTCGCTCTGAAGTGAATTCAGAATACTCACTCCGTATGCATTGTGAGCATCCtgacaaaacattgtttgaCTGGGGCATGATGCGGTTGCGTCGTCCACTCTATGGTGTTGGAGATGCTTTTGCCATGGAGGCTGATGATCAGTTCAGGAAGAAACGAGATGCTGAG CGCCTCTCAAGGTtagaagaggaggagaagaacaATATCGAGACTAGGAAAAGAAAATTCTTTACAGAAATACTTAATGCTGTTCGTGAATACCAATTGCAAATTCAGGCTTCTATGAAACGTCGGAAACAGAGGAATGATCATGTCCTG AGTTGGCATGGAAAGCAAAGACAACGAGCTACACGGGCTGAGAAATTGAGGTTCCAAGCCTTAAAGGCTGATGATCAGGAAGCATACATGAGAATGGTTAAGGAGAGCAAGAATGAAAGGCTAACAATGCTTcttgaagaaacaaataaacTCCTCGTTAATTTGGGAGCTGCTGTTCAACGGCAGAAAGATTCTAAACATTTAGAGGGTACTGAAGAAATGAAAGACTCTGAAGGTGATTTGACTGACTTGGAAGAAGATGTGGAGCTCATTGATTCTGATTGTAATGATGACAGTAGTGACTTGCTTAAAGGTCAGCGGCAATATAACTCAGCCATCCATTCTATTCAGGAACAG GTGACTGAGCAACCCTCCATGCTTCAAGGTGGAGAATTAAGGCCTTACCAGGTTGAGGGCCTACAATGGATGGTTTCCTTGTTCAATAACAATTTAAATGGTATTTTGGCTGACGAGATGGGTTTGGGTAAAACCATACAAACTATATCGTTGATTGCATATCTCATTGAAAACAAGGGTGTTACTGGACCCCACTTGATAGTGGCACCGAAGGCCGTACTACCAAATTGGGTTAATGAATTTGCAACATGGGCTCCTAG TATTGCTGCCGTTCTTTATGACGGACGTCAAGATGAAAGGAAGGCAATGAAAGAAGAATTATCAGGGGAAGGAAAATTTAATGTGTTGATCACACATTATGACCTTATTATGAGGGATAaacaatttttgaaaaaaatcaaCTGGTACTACCTGATCGTTGATGAAGGGCATAGATTGAAGAATCACGAGTGTGCTCTTGCACAAACACTTGCAGG TTACGATATGCAACGTAGACTTCTGTTGACTGGTACCCCAATACAGAATAGCTTGCAGGAGTTGTGGTCCCTGCTTAATTTCCTTCTCCCACACATTTTTAATTCAGTTCAGAATTTTGAGGACTGGTTTAATGCACCTTTCGCGGATCGGGGCAGTATTTCTCTTACCGATGAAGAACAGCTATTGATCATTCGCCGTCTACATCAT GTTATACGGCCCTTCATACTGAGGAGGAAAAAAGATGAGGTGGAGAAGTTCCTTCCTGGAAAAACTCAAGTCATACTGAAATGTGACATGTCAGCATGGCAGAAAGTATACTATCAACAAGTTACGGATGTGGGCAGAGTTGGGCTCGATAATG GTTCTGGAAAATCAAAGAGCTTGCAGAACCTGACAATGCAACTCAGGAAGTGTTGTAACCACCCATACCTTTTTGTGGGAGATTATAACATGTGGCGCAAGGAGGAGATCATCAGGGCATCGGGAAAGTTTGAATTACTTGATCGTCTACTCCCAAAACTCTACAAAGCGGGGCACAGAATCCTGCTTTTCTCACAAATGACTCGTCTCATGGATATTCTTGAAATTTATATGCAACTTCACGACTTTAAGTATCTTCGACTGGATGGTTCAACAAAAACTGAGGAAAGAGGGACTCTGCTTAAGAAATTTAACGCTCCAGACTCTCCTTATTTCATGTTTCTCTTGAGCACTCGTGCTGGAGGCCTTGGTTTGAACTTACAAACGGCAGATACGGTAATAATTTTCGACAGTGATTGGAATCCCCAGATGGACCAACAGGCAGAGGATAGGGCCCATCGTATAGGTCAAAAGAAAGAAGTTAGGGTATTTGTGTTGGTTAGTgttggatcgattgaagaagtaattttAGAGCGTGCTAAACAGAAGATGGGCATAGATGCCAAGGTCATCCAGGCTGGACTGTTTAATACAACTTCCACAG GACAGAAGAGAGATGTTGGAAGAAATCATGCGCAAGGGTACAAGATCGCTTGGGGCAGATGTGCCAAGTGA
- the LOC103445899 gene encoding probable ATP-dependent DNA helicase CHR12 isoform X2 — translation MAELDSSSASLDHVHKTKSLICALNLLSRNLPLPPDLFDVVSSIYECAPDAPLDGDEGLDGPHSSASGEDLLAGLGDALLEQRQNFTSGASLIESKQKRYESHIQHRLTELEELPSSRGEDLQTKCLLELYGLKLAELQKKVRSEVNSEYSLRMHCEHPDKTLFDWGMMRLRRPLYGVGDAFAMEADDQFRKKRDAERLSRLEEEEKNNIETRKRKFFTEILNAVREYQLQIQASMKRRKQRNDHVLSWHGKQRQRATRAEKLRFQALKADDQEAYMRMVKESKNERLTMLLEETNKLLVNLGAAVQRQKDSKHLEGTEEMKDSEGDLTDLEEDVELIDSDCNDDSSDLLKGQRQYNSAIHSIQEQVTEQPSMLQGGELRPYQVEGLQWMVSLFNNNLNGILADEMGLGKTIQTISLIAYLIENKGVTGPHLIVAPKAVLPNWVNEFATWAPSIAAVLYDGRQDERKAMKEELSGEGKFNVLITHYDLIMRDKQFLKKINWYYLIVDEGHRLKNHECALAQTLAGYDMQRRLLLTGTPIQNSLQELWSLLNFLLPHIFNSVQNFEDWFNAPFADRGSISLTDEEQLLIIRRLHHVIRPFILRRKKDEVEKFLPGKTQVILKCDMSAWQKVYYQQVTDVGRVGLDNGSGKSKSLQNLTMQLRKCCNHPYLFVGDYNMWRKEEIIRASGKFELLDRLLPKLYKAGHRILLFSQMTRLMDILEIYMQLHDFKYLRLDGSTKTEERGTLLKKFNAPDSPYFMFLLSTRAGGLGLNLQTADTVIIFDSDWNPQMDQQAEDRAHRIGQKKEVRVFVLVSVGSIEEVILERAKQKMGIDAKVIQAGLFNTTSTAQDRREMLEEIMRKGTRSLGADVPSEREINRLAARSEEEFWLFEKMDEDRRRKENYRSRLMEDHEVPEWAYSTPDKQIATKGFDSGNITGKRRRKAVQSYSDGLSDLQWMKAVENGADISKLSGRVKKRNHAQSDGVVLVSGNAGTEEKVTKLIPNVPLVREGDSEDTYVLTPASKRHKSEGPKIEKQESHAAGGSSLNGPILTFKIHRKKRSSYVNPSSSSDGRGQNANVRGNGWA, via the exons ATGGCCGAGCTGGACAGCAGCAGCGCCAGCCTCGACCACGTCCACAAAACCAAGTCCCTGATCTGCGCCCTCAACCTCCTCTCCCGCAACCTCCCCCTCCCTCCCGACCTATTCGACGTCGTTTCCTCCATCTATGAATGCGCCCCGGATGCCCCTCTCGACGGTGACGAGGGTTTG GATGGCCCTCATAGTTCTGCTTCAGGAGAGGATTTGTTAGCAGGCCTTGGAGATGCACTGTTGGAACAACGTCAAAATTTCACCTCGGGTGCTTCATTAATAGAATCGAAGCAAAAACGTTATGAAAGCCACATTCAGCATCGGTTAACCGAACTTGAAG AATTACCTTCAAGTAGAGGAGAGGACCTGCAGACAAAGTGCTTGCTCGAACTCTATGGGCTAAAG CTTGCAGAATTGCAAAAGAAGGTTCGCTCTGAAGTGAATTCAGAATACTCACTCCGTATGCATTGTGAGCATCCtgacaaaacattgtttgaCTGGGGCATGATGCGGTTGCGTCGTCCACTCTATGGTGTTGGAGATGCTTTTGCCATGGAGGCTGATGATCAGTTCAGGAAGAAACGAGATGCTGAG CGCCTCTCAAGGTtagaagaggaggagaagaacaATATCGAGACTAGGAAAAGAAAATTCTTTACAGAAATACTTAATGCTGTTCGTGAATACCAATTGCAAATTCAGGCTTCTATGAAACGTCGGAAACAGAGGAATGATCATGTCCTG AGTTGGCATGGAAAGCAAAGACAACGAGCTACACGGGCTGAGAAATTGAGGTTCCAAGCCTTAAAGGCTGATGATCAGGAAGCATACATGAGAATGGTTAAGGAGAGCAAGAATGAAAGGCTAACAATGCTTcttgaagaaacaaataaacTCCTCGTTAATTTGGGAGCTGCTGTTCAACGGCAGAAAGATTCTAAACATTTAGAGGGTACTGAAGAAATGAAAGACTCTGAAGGTGATTTGACTGACTTGGAAGAAGATGTGGAGCTCATTGATTCTGATTGTAATGATGACAGTAGTGACTTGCTTAAAGGTCAGCGGCAATATAACTCAGCCATCCATTCTATTCAGGAACAG GTGACTGAGCAACCCTCCATGCTTCAAGGTGGAGAATTAAGGCCTTACCAGGTTGAGGGCCTACAATGGATGGTTTCCTTGTTCAATAACAATTTAAATGGTATTTTGGCTGACGAGATGGGTTTGGGTAAAACCATACAAACTATATCGTTGATTGCATATCTCATTGAAAACAAGGGTGTTACTGGACCCCACTTGATAGTGGCACCGAAGGCCGTACTACCAAATTGGGTTAATGAATTTGCAACATGGGCTCCTAG TATTGCTGCCGTTCTTTATGACGGACGTCAAGATGAAAGGAAGGCAATGAAAGAAGAATTATCAGGGGAAGGAAAATTTAATGTGTTGATCACACATTATGACCTTATTATGAGGGATAaacaatttttgaaaaaaatcaaCTGGTACTACCTGATCGTTGATGAAGGGCATAGATTGAAGAATCACGAGTGTGCTCTTGCACAAACACTTGCAGG TTACGATATGCAACGTAGACTTCTGTTGACTGGTACCCCAATACAGAATAGCTTGCAGGAGTTGTGGTCCCTGCTTAATTTCCTTCTCCCACACATTTTTAATTCAGTTCAGAATTTTGAGGACTGGTTTAATGCACCTTTCGCGGATCGGGGCAGTATTTCTCTTACCGATGAAGAACAGCTATTGATCATTCGCCGTCTACATCAT GTTATACGGCCCTTCATACTGAGGAGGAAAAAAGATGAGGTGGAGAAGTTCCTTCCTGGAAAAACTCAAGTCATACTGAAATGTGACATGTCAGCATGGCAGAAAGTATACTATCAACAAGTTACGGATGTGGGCAGAGTTGGGCTCGATAATG GTTCTGGAAAATCAAAGAGCTTGCAGAACCTGACAATGCAACTCAGGAAGTGTTGTAACCACCCATACCTTTTTGTGGGAGATTATAACATGTGGCGCAAGGAGGAGATCATCAGGGCATCGGGAAAGTTTGAATTACTTGATCGTCTACTCCCAAAACTCTACAAAGCGGGGCACAGAATCCTGCTTTTCTCACAAATGACTCGTCTCATGGATATTCTTGAAATTTATATGCAACTTCACGACTTTAAGTATCTTCGACTGGATGGTTCAACAAAAACTGAGGAAAGAGGGACTCTGCTTAAGAAATTTAACGCTCCAGACTCTCCTTATTTCATGTTTCTCTTGAGCACTCGTGCTGGAGGCCTTGGTTTGAACTTACAAACGGCAGATACGGTAATAATTTTCGACAGTGATTGGAATCCCCAGATGGACCAACAGGCAGAGGATAGGGCCCATCGTATAGGTCAAAAGAAAGAAGTTAGGGTATTTGTGTTGGTTAGTgttggatcgattgaagaagtaattttAGAGCGTGCTAAACAGAAGATGGGCATAGATGCCAAGGTCATCCAGGCTGGACTGTTTAATACAACTTCCACAG CGCAGGACAGAAGAGAGATGTTGGAAGAAATCATGCGCAAGGGTACAAGATCGCTTGGGGCAGATGTGCCAAGTGAGCGAGAAATCAACCGCCTTGCTGCCAGATCAGAAGAGGAGTTCTGGCTGTTTGAGAAAATGGACGAGGATAGAAGGCGAAAAGAGAACTACAGATCTCGCCTTATGGAAGACCATGAGGTTCCTGAGTGGGCATATTCAACACCTGATAAGCAAATTGCTACGAAAGGCTTTGACAGTGGCAATATCACAGGAAAGCGCAGGAGAAAGGCGGTACAGTCTTATTCTGATGGCCTTAGTGATTTACAGTGGATGAAAGCTGTGGAAAATGGAGCAGACATATCGAAGCTTTCAGGCAGAGTAAAAAAGAGAAATCACGCGCAATCAGATGGCGTTGTATTAGTTAGTGGTAATGCAGGAACAGAGGAAAAAGTTACAAAATTGATTCCAAATGTTCCATTGGTGAGAGAGGGAGATAGTGAAGATACCTACGTGTTGACACCAGCCTCGAAGAGACACAAGTCTGAAGGGCCTAAAATAGAGAAACAGGAAAGTCACGCAGCTGGAGGAAGTAGTTTGAATGGGCCTATCTTGACGTTCAAGATACATCGGAAGAAGAGATCAAGCTATGTTAACCCAAGTTCATCCTCTGATGGCAGAGGGCAAAATGCCAATGTCAGAGGAAATGGATGGGCTTAA
- the LOC103445899 gene encoding probable ATP-dependent DNA helicase CHR12 isoform X1 yields the protein MAELDSSSASLDHVHKTKSLICALNLLSRNLPLPPDLFDVVSSIYECAPDAPLDGDEGLDGPHSSASGEDLLAGLGDALLEQRQNFTSGASLIESKQKRYESHIQHRLTELEELPSSRGEDLQTKCLLELYGLKQLAELQKKVRSEVNSEYSLRMHCEHPDKTLFDWGMMRLRRPLYGVGDAFAMEADDQFRKKRDAERLSRLEEEEKNNIETRKRKFFTEILNAVREYQLQIQASMKRRKQRNDHVLSWHGKQRQRATRAEKLRFQALKADDQEAYMRMVKESKNERLTMLLEETNKLLVNLGAAVQRQKDSKHLEGTEEMKDSEGDLTDLEEDVELIDSDCNDDSSDLLKGQRQYNSAIHSIQEQVTEQPSMLQGGELRPYQVEGLQWMVSLFNNNLNGILADEMGLGKTIQTISLIAYLIENKGVTGPHLIVAPKAVLPNWVNEFATWAPSIAAVLYDGRQDERKAMKEELSGEGKFNVLITHYDLIMRDKQFLKKINWYYLIVDEGHRLKNHECALAQTLAGYDMQRRLLLTGTPIQNSLQELWSLLNFLLPHIFNSVQNFEDWFNAPFADRGSISLTDEEQLLIIRRLHHVIRPFILRRKKDEVEKFLPGKTQVILKCDMSAWQKVYYQQVTDVGRVGLDNGSGKSKSLQNLTMQLRKCCNHPYLFVGDYNMWRKEEIIRASGKFELLDRLLPKLYKAGHRILLFSQMTRLMDILEIYMQLHDFKYLRLDGSTKTEERGTLLKKFNAPDSPYFMFLLSTRAGGLGLNLQTADTVIIFDSDWNPQMDQQAEDRAHRIGQKKEVRVFVLVSVGSIEEVILERAKQKMGIDAKVIQAGLFNTTSTAQDRREMLEEIMRKGTRSLGADVPSEREINRLAARSEEEFWLFEKMDEDRRRKENYRSRLMEDHEVPEWAYSTPDKQIATKGFDSGNITGKRRRKAVQSYSDGLSDLQWMKAVENGADISKLSGRVKKRNHAQSDGVVLVSGNAGTEEKVTKLIPNVPLVREGDSEDTYVLTPASKRHKSEGPKIEKQESHAAGGSSLNGPILTFKIHRKKRSSYVNPSSSSDGRGQNANVRGNGWA from the exons ATGGCCGAGCTGGACAGCAGCAGCGCCAGCCTCGACCACGTCCACAAAACCAAGTCCCTGATCTGCGCCCTCAACCTCCTCTCCCGCAACCTCCCCCTCCCTCCCGACCTATTCGACGTCGTTTCCTCCATCTATGAATGCGCCCCGGATGCCCCTCTCGACGGTGACGAGGGTTTG GATGGCCCTCATAGTTCTGCTTCAGGAGAGGATTTGTTAGCAGGCCTTGGAGATGCACTGTTGGAACAACGTCAAAATTTCACCTCGGGTGCTTCATTAATAGAATCGAAGCAAAAACGTTATGAAAGCCACATTCAGCATCGGTTAACCGAACTTGAAG AATTACCTTCAAGTAGAGGAGAGGACCTGCAGACAAAGTGCTTGCTCGAACTCTATGGGCTAAAG CAGCTTGCAGAATTGCAAAAGAAGGTTCGCTCTGAAGTGAATTCAGAATACTCACTCCGTATGCATTGTGAGCATCCtgacaaaacattgtttgaCTGGGGCATGATGCGGTTGCGTCGTCCACTCTATGGTGTTGGAGATGCTTTTGCCATGGAGGCTGATGATCAGTTCAGGAAGAAACGAGATGCTGAG CGCCTCTCAAGGTtagaagaggaggagaagaacaATATCGAGACTAGGAAAAGAAAATTCTTTACAGAAATACTTAATGCTGTTCGTGAATACCAATTGCAAATTCAGGCTTCTATGAAACGTCGGAAACAGAGGAATGATCATGTCCTG AGTTGGCATGGAAAGCAAAGACAACGAGCTACACGGGCTGAGAAATTGAGGTTCCAAGCCTTAAAGGCTGATGATCAGGAAGCATACATGAGAATGGTTAAGGAGAGCAAGAATGAAAGGCTAACAATGCTTcttgaagaaacaaataaacTCCTCGTTAATTTGGGAGCTGCTGTTCAACGGCAGAAAGATTCTAAACATTTAGAGGGTACTGAAGAAATGAAAGACTCTGAAGGTGATTTGACTGACTTGGAAGAAGATGTGGAGCTCATTGATTCTGATTGTAATGATGACAGTAGTGACTTGCTTAAAGGTCAGCGGCAATATAACTCAGCCATCCATTCTATTCAGGAACAG GTGACTGAGCAACCCTCCATGCTTCAAGGTGGAGAATTAAGGCCTTACCAGGTTGAGGGCCTACAATGGATGGTTTCCTTGTTCAATAACAATTTAAATGGTATTTTGGCTGACGAGATGGGTTTGGGTAAAACCATACAAACTATATCGTTGATTGCATATCTCATTGAAAACAAGGGTGTTACTGGACCCCACTTGATAGTGGCACCGAAGGCCGTACTACCAAATTGGGTTAATGAATTTGCAACATGGGCTCCTAG TATTGCTGCCGTTCTTTATGACGGACGTCAAGATGAAAGGAAGGCAATGAAAGAAGAATTATCAGGGGAAGGAAAATTTAATGTGTTGATCACACATTATGACCTTATTATGAGGGATAaacaatttttgaaaaaaatcaaCTGGTACTACCTGATCGTTGATGAAGGGCATAGATTGAAGAATCACGAGTGTGCTCTTGCACAAACACTTGCAGG TTACGATATGCAACGTAGACTTCTGTTGACTGGTACCCCAATACAGAATAGCTTGCAGGAGTTGTGGTCCCTGCTTAATTTCCTTCTCCCACACATTTTTAATTCAGTTCAGAATTTTGAGGACTGGTTTAATGCACCTTTCGCGGATCGGGGCAGTATTTCTCTTACCGATGAAGAACAGCTATTGATCATTCGCCGTCTACATCAT GTTATACGGCCCTTCATACTGAGGAGGAAAAAAGATGAGGTGGAGAAGTTCCTTCCTGGAAAAACTCAAGTCATACTGAAATGTGACATGTCAGCATGGCAGAAAGTATACTATCAACAAGTTACGGATGTGGGCAGAGTTGGGCTCGATAATG GTTCTGGAAAATCAAAGAGCTTGCAGAACCTGACAATGCAACTCAGGAAGTGTTGTAACCACCCATACCTTTTTGTGGGAGATTATAACATGTGGCGCAAGGAGGAGATCATCAGGGCATCGGGAAAGTTTGAATTACTTGATCGTCTACTCCCAAAACTCTACAAAGCGGGGCACAGAATCCTGCTTTTCTCACAAATGACTCGTCTCATGGATATTCTTGAAATTTATATGCAACTTCACGACTTTAAGTATCTTCGACTGGATGGTTCAACAAAAACTGAGGAAAGAGGGACTCTGCTTAAGAAATTTAACGCTCCAGACTCTCCTTATTTCATGTTTCTCTTGAGCACTCGTGCTGGAGGCCTTGGTTTGAACTTACAAACGGCAGATACGGTAATAATTTTCGACAGTGATTGGAATCCCCAGATGGACCAACAGGCAGAGGATAGGGCCCATCGTATAGGTCAAAAGAAAGAAGTTAGGGTATTTGTGTTGGTTAGTgttggatcgattgaagaagtaattttAGAGCGTGCTAAACAGAAGATGGGCATAGATGCCAAGGTCATCCAGGCTGGACTGTTTAATACAACTTCCACAG CGCAGGACAGAAGAGAGATGTTGGAAGAAATCATGCGCAAGGGTACAAGATCGCTTGGGGCAGATGTGCCAAGTGAGCGAGAAATCAACCGCCTTGCTGCCAGATCAGAAGAGGAGTTCTGGCTGTTTGAGAAAATGGACGAGGATAGAAGGCGAAAAGAGAACTACAGATCTCGCCTTATGGAAGACCATGAGGTTCCTGAGTGGGCATATTCAACACCTGATAAGCAAATTGCTACGAAAGGCTTTGACAGTGGCAATATCACAGGAAAGCGCAGGAGAAAGGCGGTACAGTCTTATTCTGATGGCCTTAGTGATTTACAGTGGATGAAAGCTGTGGAAAATGGAGCAGACATATCGAAGCTTTCAGGCAGAGTAAAAAAGAGAAATCACGCGCAATCAGATGGCGTTGTATTAGTTAGTGGTAATGCAGGAACAGAGGAAAAAGTTACAAAATTGATTCCAAATGTTCCATTGGTGAGAGAGGGAGATAGTGAAGATACCTACGTGTTGACACCAGCCTCGAAGAGACACAAGTCTGAAGGGCCTAAAATAGAGAAACAGGAAAGTCACGCAGCTGGAGGAAGTAGTTTGAATGGGCCTATCTTGACGTTCAAGATACATCGGAAGAAGAGATCAAGCTATGTTAACCCAAGTTCATCCTCTGATGGCAGAGGGCAAAATGCCAATGTCAGAGGAAATGGATGGGCTTAA